The Desulfonispora thiosulfatigenes DSM 11270 genome window below encodes:
- the ilvB gene encoding biosynthetic-type acetolactate synthase large subunit — MLGSELLLKCLEEQGVDDVFGIPGGVLLPLYNVLRTSNINHILTRHEQGAIHAADGYSRSSNKVGVCFATSGPGATNLLTGLATAHMDSIPLIAITGQVGKSFLGKDSFQEADTTGFSQPVTKHNYLVTDARDIPSIVKEAFYIAKTGRPGPVLIDIPKDVFTQELTNIPEGKIRERVIKKLAKPEINDCQIQRVVEALKNAQNPLIFIGGGVTSDASPALEKIATKHQIPVACTLMAKGLFPPNSPLYLGMVGMHGMPGANYAIQNCDLLLAVGLRFDDRVTGDLNHFAKGAKVIHVDLDGAEIGKNRNVEIPVVADSSDFFNSLEKSLKKVKSTKDWLSLIEEKSCKLYNKNNDLISPQELLGKINDLVDDDTIIVTDVGQHQMWSALFVHPTKPKSFLTSGGLGTMGYGLPAAIGAQVANPKKKVVLITGDGSFQMNLQELAVIKQCKLPIKIFIVNNGCLGMVRQWQELFFDKNYAQSSLEFSPDWEILASSYGILGQKITNNEKKDKVIKECIESDFPCLLDVKVDPEANVYPIVPAGCSIDEMWGRWNDEENISSLG, encoded by the coding sequence ATGTTAGGGTCTGAACTTCTACTTAAGTGTTTAGAAGAACAAGGTGTAGATGATGTTTTTGGTATACCTGGTGGAGTTTTACTTCCTTTATATAATGTTTTAAGAACAAGCAATATTAATCATATTCTTACTAGACACGAACAAGGAGCAATACATGCAGCTGATGGTTATTCAAGATCGTCTAATAAAGTTGGAGTATGTTTTGCTACTTCAGGACCAGGTGCGACTAATTTATTAACAGGACTTGCAACGGCACATATGGACTCAATTCCTTTAATTGCGATTACGGGGCAAGTAGGAAAAAGTTTTTTAGGAAAAGATAGTTTTCAAGAGGCAGATACTACTGGCTTTTCTCAGCCAGTAACTAAACATAATTATTTAGTTACTGATGCAAGAGATATCCCTTCTATTGTTAAGGAAGCCTTTTATATAGCGAAAACTGGGAGACCAGGACCTGTTTTAATTGATATACCTAAAGATGTTTTTACGCAAGAATTAACAAATATCCCTGAAGGTAAAATCAGAGAGCGGGTAATTAAAAAACTCGCAAAGCCAGAAATTAATGATTGCCAGATACAAAGAGTAGTAGAAGCCTTAAAAAATGCTCAAAATCCTTTGATTTTTATTGGTGGAGGAGTTACGAGTGATGCAAGTCCTGCTCTAGAAAAAATTGCAACTAAACATCAAATTCCAGTAGCTTGTACTTTAATGGCTAAAGGATTATTCCCACCAAATAGCCCATTATACTTAGGAATGGTTGGAATGCACGGAATGCCTGGAGCTAATTATGCAATTCAAAATTGTGATCTTTTATTAGCCGTAGGACTTCGTTTTGATGATAGGGTAACAGGAGATTTAAACCATTTTGCAAAAGGGGCAAAAGTAATTCATGTAGACTTAGATGGTGCAGAGATTGGAAAAAATAGAAATGTAGAAATACCTGTGGTTGCAGATAGCTCTGATTTCTTTAATTCCTTAGAAAAAAGCTTAAAGAAAGTAAAAAGTACCAAAGATTGGTTAAGTTTAATTGAAGAAAAATCTTGTAAGTTATATAATAAGAATAATGATTTAATTAGTCCTCAAGAATTATTAGGAAAGATTAATGATTTAGTAGATGATGATACAATAATTGTAACAGATGTAGGTCAACATCAAATGTGGTCAGCTTTATTTGTTCATCCCACTAAACCAAAAAGTTTTTTAACTTCTGGTGGTTTAGGTACTATGGGATATGGATTACCAGCTGCTATTGGGGCGCAAGTAGCTAATCCTAAGAAAAAGGTAGTTTTAATAACAGGAGATGGAAGTTTTCAAATGAATCTTCAAGAATTAGCTGTTATAAAACAATGTAAACTACCAATTAAGATATTTATTGTAAATAACGGTTGTTTAGGTATGGTAAGACAATGGCAAGAATTATTCTTTGATAAAAATTATGCACAATCAAGCCTTGAGTTTAGTCCGGATTGGGAAATATTAGCTAGTTCTTATGGAATCTTAGGACAGAAAATTACGAATAATGAGAAAAAAGACAAGGTTATTAAAGAATGTATAGAAAGCGATTTTCCTTGTTTACTAGATGTTAAGGTAGATCCTGAAGCCAATGTCTATCCTATTGTACCTGCTGGTTGTAGTATCGATGAAATGTGGGGGAGATGGAATGATGAAGAAAACATTAGCAGTCTTGGTTGA